From the Danaus plexippus chromosome 5, MEX_DaPlex, whole genome shotgun sequence genome, one window contains:
- the LOC116769008 gene encoding zinc finger and BTB domain-containing protein 43-like isoform X1, with translation MDQQYSLSWNNFHGNLSRGFAGLLGNGEFVDVTIAVEGHLLQAHKVILSICSPYFKKMFQLNPCQHPIVVLRDVTHKAMRDLLQFMYHGEVSVKREDLTSFIGTAEVLQIKGLTTKETDEEVFDTEKESTKQSLGPQNDSPDAESYTSDIYDPNINEVTDNNEDLIKKRQLLEKIHRLSSLKRKSDEFLQKNYYSDPITEKRAKIADKKLYKVNNHLLQSGNYENKNVYDNNPTEVTNTLNQIQNSGSDKELSDGGQNPAADNTIELKTECDDSDITVIDPAVCTTKDFSCSRDGKKGLSIPLEYQSPQENEPVHGLNAFFMDLKNLVNGKINNTLRSEEFPRHSLEHRLITIPQKEDGKKKYPQRSCRLCWRLGKRRDTRFMCSACELPFCKTPCFEIHFNDMFKAPHMQGDYYAT, from the exons ATGGACCAACAATATTCATTGTCTTGGAATAATTTCCACGGAAACCTGAGCAGGGGATTCGCCGGTTTATTAGGCAATGGTGAATTTGTTGATGTAACGATTGCTGTCGAAGGGCATTTGCTGCAAGCACATAAAGTTATTCTATCAATATGCTCaccatatttcaaaaaaatgttCCAATTGAATCCATGTCAGCATCCTATtg TAGTTTTAAGAGATGTCACTCATAAAGCCATGAgagatttattacaattcatGTATCATGGTGAAGTAAGTGTGAAAAGAGAAGATCTCACTAGTTTTATTGGTACAGCTGAAGTTCTGCAAATAAAAGGATTAACAACTAAAGAG acTGATGAAGAGGTGTTTGATACAGAAAAGGAATCAACAAAACAAAGCCTAGGACCTCAAAATGATAGTCCTGATGCTGAATCATACACTTCAGACATTTATGACCCAAACATCAATGAAGTAACAGACAACAATGaagatttaattaagaaaagacagttattagaaaaaatacacAGGCTGAGTAGTTTGAAACGAAAATCTGatgaatttttacaaaaaaactattacagTGATCCTATCACAGAGAAAAGAGCAAAAATTGCTGATAAAAAACTGTACAAAGTGAATAATCATTTGTTGCAAAGCGGCAATTATGAAAACAAGAATGTATATGATAACAATCCTACAGAAGTAACTAATACATtaaatcaaattcaaaattctgGTTCTGATAAGGAACTATCAGATGGTGGTCAAAATCCAGCTGCCGATAATACCATAGAATTAAAAACTGAGTGTGATGACAGCGATATCACAGTCATTGATCCGGCTGTTTGCACAACAAAAGACTTCAGTTGTTCCAGAGACGGTAAAAAAGGATTATCAATACCATTGGAATATCAATCACCGCAGGAAA ATGAACCGGTACACGGTTTGAACGCATTTTTTATGGATCTCAAAAACTTAGTTAATGgcaaaattaataacactTTGAGGAGTGAGGAATTTCCGAGACATTCCCTAGAACATCGTCTTATTACAATACCACAAAAGGAAGATGGGAAAAAGAAATATCCCCAAAGATCGTGTAGACTTTGTTGGCGGCTAGGCAAACGGCGTGATACTAGATTTATGTGTAGTGCTTGTGAATTACCATTTTGCAAAACTCCATGttttgaaattcattttaatgatatgtttAAGGCACCTCATATGCAAGGAGATTATTATGCAACTTGA